The Sporosarcina sp. Marseille-Q4943 genome includes the window ACGGGGGCCATTGAATTCGGAAGGATATGCGAAAATAAAATCCGTGCATCCTTCATTCCAATCGCCTTGGCCGCCATAATATATTCATCTTCCTTGATGCTCAATACTTTGGACCGTATCAAACGCCCGAAATTCGGAACATTGATAATGGCGATGGCGATCAAGGCATTCTCTAGCCCTGGTCCCAATACAGAAACAATCGCAATGGCTAGCAGGATTGATGGAAATGCGAGCATAATATCAAAGATCCTAGATATGATCGTATCTGTCCACCGACCGTAATAGCCTGCCACGATCCCTAAAAAGCTGCCGACGATGACCGAGGCGATGACGGATAGGAACCCGACCGAAAGCGATATTCTCGCACCGTGGATAATGCGTGACAGTATATCCCTGCCGAAATCATCCGTTCCAAGCCAATATTCTGCTGAAGGCGGTTGGAGCCGATCGGCCGCCATTTGCTCATTGATGCCCTCCTTTGCAATGAGAGGGCCAAAAATGGCAAGAAGCACAAAAAAAAGGATGATGATCATTCCGGCAACCGCCACTTTGCTCTTCGTGAAACTTCGCCAAGCTTCCCGCCAAGGACCTGTCGTCCTTTCAATTTCTGATTCAACAATTCCATCCATTTTAGGCGTAAATTCAGACATTCCGCATTCCCCCTTCCTCAGTCATATTTAATCCTCGAATCAATCAGACCATAGAGCAAGTCGACGATCAGGTTGATCATGACGAAGATGAAGGCGACAACGAGAATCCCTGATTGGATGACGGGGTAATCCCGGAAGTTGATCGCATCGTATATATACCGCCCGATGCCCGGCCAAGCAAAGATCGTTTCGGTTAATATGGCGCCGCCGAGCAGCATCCCCATTTGTAGACCGATGATCGTCAACACTGGAATGACGGCATTTTTGAACGCATGCTTGTAAACGACCCAAAACATTTTCTGCCCCTTCGCCCGAGCAGTCCTAATGTAATCGGAGCGCATTACTTCAAGCATGCTTGAGCGCGTCATCCTTGCAATGATCGCCATCGGTATCGTCGCCAATGCGAGACCTGGCAATATGAGGTGGCGTAGCACTTGCCAAAGTTGATCAAACCGACCTTGGATGATCGTGTCGATAATATACAGATGAGTAATGGCATTGACCGGATCCCTTACCTGCTCTCTCCCGGTTGTAGGCAGCCAGCTGAATTCAATGGCAAATGCCCATTGCCCTAAAAGCCCCAGCCAAAAAATCGGCATCGAAACGCCAACGAGCGCCAAAATCATCGCTATGTAGTCAAACCATGAATTTTGGAACCATGCCGATACAATACCCGCGTTGACCCCTACGATAATAGCGATCAATATTGCAAAAAAAGCGAGCTCCATCGTTGCGGCCAAATGCGGCCATATTTCATCGGCGACCGGAAGCCGGGTGCGCATCGACTCTCCGAGATCCCCTTGTAAAATCCCGCCTAAATACTTGAAGAATTGAATATACCACGGTTGGTCCAACCCCAACTTCGCGTTCATCGCGGCGACTGCTTCTGCCGTCGCCTGCTGCCCTAAAATGACTTGAGCCGGGTTGCCGGGAATCGCCCGAATCATCATGAAGACAATGAAAACCATACCGAGAAGTACAGGTATTAACTGCAACAACCTTCTGCCGACGTAGCTGAGCATCTCTTTCACCTCAAATCTCATTCATTCGGATACCGATAAACTTCACTTTCGTCAGTCAATGAACAAAATAGGAAAAGGGGGAAATCGAACGACTCCCCCCTTACTGGTCATTGCAAAGTGAAAAAAAGTGGACCATCATTTGAATTCTACGTTCGATAACAGATCAGAACCAGTCGGGTGCGGAACGAACCCAGTTAAATCCTTAGCTGCTGCAAGAAGTGGCGTAGAGTGTGCGATTGGTACCCAAGGCGCCTCTTCATGAATAATTTCCTGAGCTTTCCTATACAGCTGGATACGTTTATCTTCATCCACTTCCGTTTGTGCTTCGATGAAAAGATCGTGCATTGCATCATTTTTGAAATACGTATAGTTATTGCTGCCGATATTATCTTCATCTAACAGAACGTAGAGGAAGTTGTCGGCATCCCCGTTATCCCCAGTCCAGCCTAGCATGAAAGCATCCGCTTCCCCTTTGCTCGCCTTATCGAGATAAGTAGGCCACTCATACGAAACGATTTTCGCCTTAACGCCGATATCCGCCAAATTGCTTTGGATCACTTCGGCAACTTTTGCGCCGTCAGGCATGTATGGACGCGGAACAGGCATTGCCCATAGTTCCATTTCAAAGCCGTCCGGATATCCCGCTTTCGCCAGAAGTTCCTTCGCCTTTTCCGGATTGTACTCATAAGGTTCAATATCATCGTTGTAACCTGAAATGGAAGGTGGCATTGGGTTTTTAGCGATGTTTGCTCTTCCTTCGAAGAAGGATTCAATGATTGTTTCCTTATTGATTGCGTAGTTCATCGCCTGACGCACTTCTTTCTTATCAAAAGGAGGGCGCGTCACCGTCAAACCGAGATAGCCGACGTTCATGGATGGACGTTCAATCAATTGCAAATCTGCATTCCCTTCAATCTTTTCACCATCAGCAGGATTAATGCCGTCCGCAAGATCGATTTCCCCAGCAATTAATGCATTCAGACGTGCGGAGTTGTCCGGGATGGAACGGAATATGACTTTATTTAATTTCGGCAATCCTTCTTGCCAATAGTCATCAAATTTTTCGATCGTAATCGATTCATTCGGTTTCCAATCAACAAATTTGAATGGACCTGTACCGACAGGGTTCCTTTCGAACTGATCGTCGCCTTTTTCAAATGCAGTCGGGCTTGCAATGGCGAACATGCTCATCGCAATATTTTTCAAGAACGGAGCCTGTGGACGTTTCAACTTGATGATGACCGTGTGATCCCCGTCAGCTGTGACAGATTCGATGACATGGCCTTCATCCCCCTTGAAACCGCCGAACATGGAGTTGTAATATGGAAACTTTTCCGCGTCGCCGTTCGCCCAGCGTTCGAAGTTCTTAACAACGGCATCGGCATTGAAATCCGTTCCGTCGTGGAATTTTACGCCTTCCTGCAATTTGAATGTGTACGTCAAGCCATCATCCGTATTCCACTCTTTTGCAAGGCCTGGTTGTACTGACGTATCTTGCTCGCCGAAATTCAACAGCGTTTCATATAGATTGACTGTCACTTTGAATGTTTCGCCTTCCGTCACCCTTGACGGATCAAGCGAAGTGGAGTCGCCGCCGCGACCGAACACTAATATATCCTGCGTGTTGCCGCTTCCACTGCTACTGTCACTGTTACTATTACCGTTACTGCTACTGCTCCCATTACCGCCACATGCAGCGAGCACAGTTGACAGGACCAGCAACAGCATTAACGCAGCTGACCACATTCTCTTTTTATTCATAGAGACCCCTCCAATTGTTTTATATCATTGTCGACCTGGCTCACATAAAGATGGCAGGCGACAGAATGACCGGTAGTTTGTTCCGATAGATGCGGTGTAACTTTAGTGCAAATGTCCATTTTGAATGGGCAACGTGTATGGAATGTGCACCCGGTTGGCGGGTCAGCCGGATTCGGGATGTCTCCCTCTATGATGATCTGCTCCTTCTGAAAATCCGGGTCCGGGACGGGCACAGCGGATAATAACGCTTGCGTATAAGGATGCAGCGGTTTTTCGTAAAGCTGTTCACTATCCGCAACCTCCACCATCTTCCCTAAATACATGACAGCGACACGATCGCTAATATGCCGGACGACTCCGAGATCATGTGCGATGAAAATATAGGTGAGATTGAACTCCTTTTGGAGATCTTGCATAAGATTCAATACTTGCGCCTGGATGGATACGTCCAACGCCGAAACGGGCTCATCTGCAATGATGAGCTTCGGATTCGTCATTAATGCGCGCGCAATGCCGATCCTCTGCCTTTGCCCTCCGCTGAATTGATGAGGATAGCGCTTCGCATGGTAGGCATTCAATCCGACAATTTCCAAAAATTCATGTACCTTCTTCTTCCTTTCCTTCGGGTCCGAAACGCCATGGACAAGGAGAGGCTCCTCCAAAATCTTGCCTATCGTGTGGCGTGGATTCAAAGAGGCGTAAGGGTCCTGGAAAACCATTTGGATATCACGGCGCGTTTTTCTCATCTCTTCATGGGTTAATGAAGTAAGATCTTTCCCGTCAAACTCGATCTTTCCGGCAGTAGGTTCGAGCAAGCGCATAAGCATGCGTCCTGTCGTCGATTTTCCGCAACCGCTTTCACCGACGATTCCTAGCGTTTCCCCTTCATTTACGAAAAACGACACGTCATCGACGGCTTTCACATGTCCGACTGTCTTGCCGAACATCCCTTTTTTCACCGGAAAGTGCTTCTTCAAATTTTCAACTCTTAATAAAGGCGTTGTGGCCATCCGACTTCACCCTCCCTTCGTCATATAGGAAACAACGGGTCTGATGGACATCCGCTGTTTCATAAAGCTCTGGGTTTTCCTGAAAGCATCGGTCGAAAGCAAATTCGCATCGAGCCGCGAATCTGCAACCGCTGGTTATGGAGCCGGGCTTCGGAACATTCCCCGGAATGGAATGAAGTCGATCCTTTTTAAACCGCATATCCGGCACAGACTGGATCAGCCCTTTCGTATACGGATGCTGGGGATCTTCAAAAATGAGTTTCGTCGGGGCTTCCTCGATGATTTGCCCTGCATACATGACGATGACCCGCTCACAACTTTCGGCGACAACTCCAAGATCATGGGTAATCAATAATATGGCAGTCCCTAATCGGACATTCAAATCTTTCATCAACTTCAATATTTGCGCTTGGATCGTCACATCGAGCGCAGTTGTCGGCTCATCCGCTATTAATATTTTAGGATTGCAGACAAGCGCCATCGCAATCATCACCCTTTGCCGCATACCGCCCGACAACTGGTGCGGGTAGTCCTTCAGCAAGGCATCCGCACGTGGCAAGCCAACAAGCTTCAACATCTCAATCGCCCTTTGCTCAGCCTTCTTTTTCGACCATCCCTTTTCGTGAATCAAGATTGCTTCGACCATCTGATTGCCGATTGTAAACAACGGGTTCAACGAAGTCATCGGCTCCTGAAAAATCATCGCTATGTCATTCCCGCGAATTTGCCTCATCTCTTTTTCAGACAGGCCAATCAGATTGCGTCCGTTGTACACAATTTCCCCGCCGGTAATTTTCCCTGGCGGACTTGGCACAAGTCCCATTACAGATAAGGAGGTAACACTTTTTCCGCATCCTGATTCCCCAACGATCCCTAAAATTTCGCCATCCCGGAGATGAAAATCGATGTGATCAACCGCCGGTACATTTCCGGAGTCTGTGAAAAAGGTAGTCTGCAAGTCTTTTACCTCGAGGATTTTTTTCCTTTCATTCATCAGATCACCTTTTCGTGTTATATGTTTTCAGAAACATTAAATTATATCTATTATACTTTCTATTAGGAAAAAGGCAATATACAATTTTAATAGAGTAAAGATGTGTTGGTATAGGGGAACATAGACGCGATACTGCGTGCTTTGGACGCGGAACGGTGCACTTTGGGCGTGTAGCGGCTTGCTTTGGACCGATTGCCGAATGGCAGAATGAAATGAAAAAAGCTACCGGTTTTGTCCGGTAGCTGCATTATTATAGCGATTGAACTTGAAACAGATTGTAATAAATTCCTTGTTGCGCCATCAGTTCCTCATGGCTTCCGGCTTCCTTCAATTCCCCATGGTCGATGACAAAGATCTTGTCGGCATGGGTGATCGTCGATAGCCTGTGGGCGACAATCAAGGTTGTCCTGTCACTGGCAAGACGTTCAAGGGATTCTTGGATGAGCGCTTCGCTTTCAAGGTCCAATGCGGAAGTTGCTTCATCCAAAATGAGCAACGGCGGATTTTTCAAAAACACGCGTGCGATGGCAATCCGCTGTTTTTGACCTCCCGATAATTTCACGCCACGCTCCCCAACAGTCGTATCATATCCTTCCGGCAAAGATTCGATAAAGTCATGCGCGTTTGCGGCTTTGGCGGCAGCAATGACTTCCTCATCCGTTGCATCCGGCTTACCCATCAAAATATTGCTTTTCACCGAATCGCTGAAGAGGATGCTGTCTTGAAGGACGAGCCCGATTTGGTCACGCAACGATTTCAATTGAATATCGCGCAAATCATGTCCGTCAATCCGGATCGATCCATCCGTCACATCATAAAACCGCGGAATCAAACTGACAATCGTCGACTTTCCTCCGCCGCTCATGCCGACTAGCGCTACGGTCTCACCCGGTTTGACTGTGAAATTGACATCCCGCAAAACCGGTTCTTCGTCTTCCGCATACGAAAAACCGACATGATCGAATTGGATTTCCCCTTCGATCCGCGGCAATGCTTTTGCACCGCTCTTATCTTTAATATCATATGGCTCTTCCATCAGTTCGAAGACCCTGTCCATCGATGCGAATGATTGCGTCAAAGACGTGGACGCGTTAACTAACCGCCGCAACGGGTTGTACAAACGGTCGATGTACGCAATGAACGCAACCATCACACCGACCGATAAAGAACCGTTGATCACTTGATAGCCCGCATAAGAGATCACGAGCAAAGGCGCGACATCGGTAATCGTGTTGACGACCGCAAACGCCTTCGCATTCCACCGTGTGTGATCGAGAGCCTTATCGAGGAAATTGCCGTTCGTACTGTCAAAGCGCTCCTGCTCTTTATCCTCTAACGCAAAGCTTTTAATGACGCTAATCCCCGATACTCTTTCATGCAAATAACT containing:
- the nikC gene encoding nickel transporter permease, yielding MSEFTPKMDGIVESEIERTTGPWREAWRSFTKSKVAVAGMIIILFFVLLAIFGPLIAKEGINEQMAADRLQPPSAEYWLGTDDFGRDILSRIIHGARISLSVGFLSVIASVIVGSFLGIVAGYYGRWTDTIISRIFDIMLAFPSILLAIAIVSVLGPGLENALIAIAIINVPNFGRLIRSKVLSIKEDEYIMAAKAIGMKDARILFSHILPNSMAPVIVQGTLAVATAILEAAALGFLGLGAQAPQPEWGKMLADSKSYLQSAPWTMIFPGLSIMLTVLGFNLMGDGLRDALDPKMKN
- a CDS encoding ABC transporter ATP-binding protein: MATTPLLRVENLKKHFPVKKGMFGKTVGHVKAVDDVSFFVNEGETLGIVGESGCGKSTTGRMLMRLLEPTAGKIEFDGKDLTSLTHEEMRKTRRDIQMVFQDPYASLNPRHTIGKILEEPLLVHGVSDPKERKKKVHEFLEIVGLNAYHAKRYPHQFSGGQRQRIGIARALMTNPKLIIADEPVSALDVSIQAQVLNLMQDLQKEFNLTYIFIAHDLGVVRHISDRVAVMYLGKMVEVADSEQLYEKPLHPYTQALLSAVPVPDPDFQKEQIIIEGDIPNPADPPTGCTFHTRCPFKMDICTKVTPHLSEQTTGHSVACHLYVSQVDNDIKQLEGSL
- a CDS encoding ABC transporter ATP-binding protein, with the protein product MNERKKILEVKDLQTTFFTDSGNVPAVDHIDFHLRDGEILGIVGESGCGKSVTSLSVMGLVPSPPGKITGGEIVYNGRNLIGLSEKEMRQIRGNDIAMIFQEPMTSLNPLFTIGNQMVEAILIHEKGWSKKKAEQRAIEMLKLVGLPRADALLKDYPHQLSGGMRQRVMIAMALVCNPKILIADEPTTALDVTIQAQILKLMKDLNVRLGTAILLITHDLGVVAESCERVIVMYAGQIIEEAPTKLIFEDPQHPYTKGLIQSVPDMRFKKDRLHSIPGNVPKPGSITSGCRFAARCEFAFDRCFQENPELYETADVHQTRCFLYDEGRVKSDGHNAFIKS
- a CDS encoding ABC transporter ATP-binding protein, giving the protein MGESIKRYLKFVKPYNWQIILTILIGVVKFAIPLFIPYLIKIVIDDIIGANTLTDAEKTKQLFLWMGGTVLLFFIIRPPVEYYRQYYAQYVSNKILYDIRENLYGHLQRLGLRYYSNTRAGEVISRVINDVEQTKNFVVIGLMNVWLDFATIVIAICIMLTMDVPLTIVTLLAFPFYAYSVKHFFGKLRDLTRKRSQALADVQSYLHERVSGISVIKSFALEDKEQERFDSTNGNFLDKALDHTRWNAKAFAVVNTITDVAPLLVISYAGYQVINGSLSVGVMVAFIAYIDRLYNPLRRLVNASTSLTQSFASMDRVFELMEEPYDIKDKSGAKALPRIEGEIQFDHVGFSYAEDEEPVLRDVNFTVKPGETVALVGMSGGGKSTIVSLIPRFYDVTDGSIRIDGHDLRDIQLKSLRDQIGLVLQDSILFSDSVKSNILMGKPDATDEEVIAAAKAANAHDFIESLPEGYDTTVGERGVKLSGGQKQRIAIARVFLKNPPLLILDEATSALDLESEALIQESLERLASDRTTLIVAHRLSTITHADKIFVIDHGELKEAGSHEELMAQQGIYYNLFQVQSL
- a CDS encoding ABC transporter permease encodes the protein MLSYVGRRLLQLIPVLLGMVFIVFMMIRAIPGNPAQVILGQQATAEAVAAMNAKLGLDQPWYIQFFKYLGGILQGDLGESMRTRLPVADEIWPHLAATMELAFFAILIAIIVGVNAGIVSAWFQNSWFDYIAMILALVGVSMPIFWLGLLGQWAFAIEFSWLPTTGREQVRDPVNAITHLYIIDTIIQGRFDQLWQVLRHLILPGLALATIPMAIIARMTRSSMLEVMRSDYIRTARAKGQKMFWVVYKHAFKNAVIPVLTIIGLQMGMLLGGAILTETIFAWPGIGRYIYDAINFRDYPVIQSGILVVAFIFVMINLIVDLLYGLIDSRIKYD
- a CDS encoding ABC transporter substrate-binding protein, with the protein product MNKKRMWSAALMLLLVLSTVLAACGGNGSSSSNGNSNSDSSSGSGNTQDILVFGRGGDSTSLDPSRVTEGETFKVTVNLYETLLNFGEQDTSVQPGLAKEWNTDDGLTYTFKLQEGVKFHDGTDFNADAVVKNFERWANGDAEKFPYYNSMFGGFKGDEGHVIESVTADGDHTVIIKLKRPQAPFLKNIAMSMFAIASPTAFEKGDDQFERNPVGTGPFKFVDWKPNESITIEKFDDYWQEGLPKLNKVIFRSIPDNSARLNALIAGEIDLADGINPADGEKIEGNADLQLIERPSMNVGYLGLTVTRPPFDKKEVRQAMNYAINKETIIESFFEGRANIAKNPMPPSISGYNDDIEPYEYNPEKAKELLAKAGYPDGFEMELWAMPVPRPYMPDGAKVAEVIQSNLADIGVKAKIVSYEWPTYLDKASKGEADAFMLGWTGDNGDADNFLYVLLDEDNIGSNNYTYFKNDAMHDLFIEAQTEVDEDKRIQLYRKAQEIIHEEAPWVPIAHSTPLLAAAKDLTGFVPHPTGSDLLSNVEFK